The sequence ATTGCCGACGATATGCGTGGCACCTGAGAACATTCGCACCTGCTCTTCAAAAGTGAGATTGCCGCAATTTACAATCTCATACCCACGGCGCCGCACGATCTCGATAATCTCGGCGTCGTTCATCATTTTTCGATTGGGCGAATCCACATTGCGTGAAATATAAATTTTCTTATGCTGTGACATCCCATCGCTTGCGACGGCCTGCGCAATGCGCTCAAGAGCTTCAACGCAAATTCTTGACTTTATCCAGGGATGAATGGTCACGGGGCTCGCATATATGACCCTGTCGACCCTCGCCAGATCTTTATACCAAACAATATTGGCAGGGTTCACCCCGAGAAACGCCAAGCTTTGAACATAGACGTTATTGATTTTGTCGTTTCTATCAATCAGAATTATTTTTAATGCTGATATATCATACGCTCTTTCGATCAGCAGGAGCCGTGGCAGCGACTCGACGAGCCAATGGCCGTAATTCTCATCTCCGCATTGAGAGAGGATCGCGGCCCGTCCCTCAATCGTCTTTTCCGCTTCGGCATAATTATAGAATGACAGATTAAATGTCGGCGAGATCGGCACGATCAGCCCGAAGGTCAGCGTCCTGTGCCTGTTGACAACGCACTCGGCAATAAGGCTTCCATCCAGGGTGATGACCAACCCCTCATGGGCCACATACCCCCCCTCGATCTCATGCACCCACGCCTCCGGCGACTGCACAACCGGCGTGTGGAACATCGATTCCGATTTTTTGATATAGTCGTTCCGATCGAAAATGAGCGGTTTTACCCGCTTGTATTCTTCCGATTTTGAGTGGCCGACACAGTCGGGATATTTTTCCCGCATCCGCTCGGTCCTCACCATCCGTACATGTCCACGCAATGCATTGGCGATCAGACGGATAAATTTAGAGAACCTATAGATCAATGCGGAATAGAAATCGGCGGCCTTGGCAGCGAAATATTTGGCATCAATCATACTCAACCAGCCTCTGACGCTGTCGCCTGGCCCATCAACGGTCGTGGAATGCACATCTTCCCGTGACACGGCATGAAGATACCCTCGGCCGTGGCGCGTGTCAGCAGCGCCCCGGCCTAGGCCGGACGCGCAACGGCACTCTAGGAACCCGCGCCGCGACGTTCCATATTCGCGGCATGATTCAGCAGCCGCCGCCCCTCGTCGTCGAAATCGCCTGGCAGGAGCCGTGGCAGGCCGCGCGCCGGCTTGGCCGTCCTGCGGGCGCGCCGGGGCCGGGCCTCACTTTCCTCGACAGCGCCATGCGCCACCCCGTCCTCGGGCGCTGGTCCTATGTCATGGCCGAACCGTTCGGCCGCTTCCGCAGCGAAGGCGGAACGGCGCGCTGGGATGGCGAGCGCATCCCGGGCCCGCCGCTGGAGGCGCTGCGCGCCCGGCTCAAAGCCTATGCCCAGCCGCGCCTGCCGGGCGAGGCCGGCTTTCAGGCCGGTGCGGCGGGCTATATCGCCTATGAGGCCGGCCGGCTGTTCGACCGCTTCCCCACCCCGCAGGCGGAAGCGGGCGAAGAACCGGAAATCGACCTCGGCTTTTACGATGTGGTTGCCGCTTTCGATGTGGTGGCGGAACGGGCCTTCCTCATTTCCACCGGCTGGCCGGAAACCGACCCCGCCGCCCGCGCCCGCCGCGCCCGCGAGCGGCTCCAGGAGACCAGCGCCCGGCTGGCGACGCCGGAAGCCCCATTGGGCGCGCCGGTGCGCGCGCGCGGCTGGCGGTCCAATTTCGATGCGGAAGGCTACCGCCGCGCGGTGGCGCAGGTGATCGACTACATCCGCGCCGGCGATATCTTCCAGGCCAATTTCACCCAGCGCTTCGAGGCGGAGATCGGCCCCGTCGACCCCTTCGCGCTCTACGACCAGCTTCGCCGCGCCAACCCGGCGACCTTCGCCGCGCTGATCGTCAATGAGGACCGGATCATCGCCTCCTCCTCGCCGGAGCGCTTCGTGAAGCTCGTCGGGGAGGAAGTGGAGACGCGCCCGATCAAGGGCACGCTGCCGCGCTCGGTGGAGCCGACGCTCGACGCCTTTCGCGGCCGTGCGCTCGCCGCCAGCGAGAAGGACCGCGCCGAGAATGTGATGATCGTCGATCTGCTGCGCAACGATCTCTCGCGCGTGTGCCGGCCCGGCACGGTGAAGGTGCCGCGCCTGTGCGGGCTGGAGACTTATGCCAATGTCCACCACCTCGTCTCCGTCGTCACCGGCGCGCTGAAGGAGGGGCGCGACGGCCTCGACCTGATGGCCGCCTCCTTCCCCGGCGGCTCGATCACCGGGGCGCCGAAAATCCGCGCCATGGAGATCATCCACGAACTGGAAGGCCGGCCGCGCGGGGTCTATTGCGGCTCCATCGGCTATATCGGCTTCGATGGCGCGATGGATTTCAACATCGCCATCCGCACCGTGACGGTGGAGGATGGGCGCGCCAGCTTCGGCGTCGGCGGCGGCATCACCACCCTCTCCGACCCCGCCGCCGAGCATGCGGAAAGCCTGACCAAGGCGGAGCGGCTGTTCCGCGCCTTCACCGAGGGGGCGGCGCCGTGATCCTGCTGATCGACAATTACGACAGCTTCGTCTTCAACGTCGCGCGCTACCTGACCGAACTCGGCGAGGAGGTGGAGGTGGCGCGCAACGACGCGCTGGACCTCGCCGCCATCGAGGCGCGGGCGCCGGAGGCGCTGGTGATCTCGCCCGGCCCCTGTTCGCCCAACGAGGCCGGCATCTCGCTGGAAGCGGTGCGGACGCTGTCGGGCAAGCTGCCAATTCTCGGCATCTGCCTCGGCCATCAGTGCATCGGCCAGGCATTTGGCGGGCGCGTCGTGCGGGCGAAGGAGCCGATGCACGGGCGCGCCTCGCTGCTGCGCCACGCCGGCACGGATGTGTTCGCCGGCCTGCCCGCGCCACTGCCGGCGGGGCGCTACCATTCGCTGGCGGTGGAGCTGGACGCGGACGCCCCGCTGATCGCCACCGCCTGGAGCGAGGATGGCGAGATCATGGGCCTCGCCCACCGCACCCACCCGACCTATGGCGTGCAGTTCCATCCGGAATCGGTGCTGACCCCGAACGGTTATGAGCTGATGGCGAATTTTCTCAGGCTGGCGCGGGCGCGGGAGAGCGCGGCGTGAGCGGCGTCGTTAGCGTCGAGGATCGCGGCTTCACCCTGGGCGACGGCGTGTTCGACACCGCGCTGGCGCTGGACGGGAGCATTTTCGCCCGCGCGCGCCATGTCGGCCGGCTGGTGGCGGCGGCGCGGCGGATCGGCATCGCCCTTGAGGCGGCAACGGTCGAGGCGGCGCTGGACGCGGCCCTGACCGCGGAGCCGGCCATTCTGCGCACCACGGTGACGCGCGGCACGGCGGCGCGCGGCCTGTGGCCGACGAGCGCGGGGGCGCCGACTGTCGTGGTGACGCGCGCGCCCTGGTCCCCTGCCCTCCTCGGCCAGCCGGCGCGGCTGATCACCGCCTCCGGCCGGCGCAATGAATTCTCGCCCACCGCCAACCTCAAGACGCTGGGCTATCTCGACCATATCCTCGCCGCGCGCGAGGCGGCGCACGCCGGGGTGGACGACGCGTTGCTGCTCAACACGCAAGGCCGCGTCGCCTGCACCACCATCGCCAATGTGTTCGCGCTCATCGCCGGGCGGCTGGTGACGCCCTCGCTCAGCGAAGGCTGCCTGCCCGGCATCATGCGGGCGCTGGTGATCGAGGCCGCCCCCGCGCTCGGGCTCGCGGTGGAAGAGCGGCCGCTAGCGCCGGCGGCGCTCACCGGGGCGGACGCGGTGTTCCTCACCAATTCCGTGCGCTTCCTCCGCCCGGTGACGGCGCTGGACGGCGTTGAACTGGGCGAGGCGCACGACACCCTACGCAACCTGCAGGATATTATCTGGCGACAAACTATCGCCGAAAAATAAGCACGACGCTCACCTTGCGACTTCTTGCGTTCGCGGTAGAGGACGCGAGACATGGCGTCATCATATTTTTGACGCTTTCTTGACTGGGAGCGTTTTGCGCCGGCGAACCGGCCCAGACACGCCGCAATTATTTGAAACCTTCCGGCGGCGGCGGCGTTGAAGACCACCGCAAAGCTGCCGGAGGTGCCCATGCTTCGCCTGACCCGCCCCCTGCTCGCCGCCGGGATTGGCGCGAGCCTTCTCGCCGGCGTCGCCACACTGCCCGCCTTCGCGCAGAACGCGCCGATACGGCTGGCGCAGGCCGGCCCGCAGGGCGGCGCCGCGACGATGGACGTGAACCTGTTCTATGACCAGCTCGGCCGCTTCGGCACCTGGGTGGCGCATCCCGATTACGACTATGTCTTCATTCCCAGCGATGTCGGCCCGGGCTGGCGCCCCTATCAGGAAGGGCGCTGGGTGTGGACCGAGCAATATGGCTGGTACTGGGAATCCTATGAGCCCTTCGGCTGGGCGACCTATCATTATGGCCGCTGGGGCTATGACCCCGCCTATGGCTGGTTCTGGGTGCCGGGCGACACCTGGGCGCCGGCCTGGGTGACGTGGCGGCGCGGCGGCGGGCGCACCGGCTGGGCGCCGATCGCGCCGGACCGCGCCGGCTTCGCCACCGGCCGGCCGGACCATTACGCCCCGCCGGTGGCGGAAAGCTGGGTGTTCGTCGAGGACCGCTACATGGCGGAGGAGGACATCGCCGTCCATATCGCGCCGATCCCGCAGATCAGCGTCTATATCGCCGCCGCGCCGGACGTGTATGAGCCGAGCTGGAATGACGGCTATTACGTCAATCGCGGCTTCGGCTACCGCGTCTATGACGCGCCGGTCCGCGAACGGCTGGTGACGCGCGAGGTCTATTATGTCGACAATCGCGACGACGTGTTCTTCGACGGCAATGGCGGGCGTCTCGGCATCTTCGCGCCGCGCCTCGATTTCAGCGACCGGCGCGGCCCGCCGCCGCGCTATGTGCGCGAGATCGAGCCGGACCGCCGGCCGCTGATCCGGCAATATGTGCGCGAGGACAGTGACGTGCCGGGCTGGCTCGCTCCCTCGGCGGCGCTGCTCAACGTGCTCGACCCCGACCGCCGCCGCGACCTGCGCGAACGCCGCTTCGACGACCCCGACCGCTTCCGCCGGCAGGTGCGCGAGCTTGAACGCGAGCGGGCCGACCGGATCCGGGAGGAGCGCCAGCAGGCCGAGGCCCGCGCCGATGCCCTGCAGCGCCAGCAGCGCGAGGCGCTGCAGCAGCGCCGCGCCGTCTATGAAAAGCTGCGCGAGCAGCAGCGCGCCAAGGCGCAGCGTGTGGTGGACCGGGTGGAGAACCAGCCCGGCCCGCGCCCCGGCGGTCCCGGCATGGGGCCGGGCCGTCCCGGTGGACCGGCGGCGCCCGGCGCCACTCAAGGCGCTCCGGGAGGCCCCGATGCGGCTCCGGCGCGTCCCGGGGGGCCGAACACCCCCGGTGGCAACGCGACCCCCGGGCGCCCCGGCGCGCCCGGCACGGCGCAAAATCCGCCCGCGACGCCGTCTCCGGTGCCCGGCCAGCCGCCGGCGGCGGCGCGCCCCGGCCCCGCGCAGCCGCAGAGCAATGCCGACCGGGCCCGGCGCAATCAGGAGATGATCGAGCGTCAGCAGCAGGAGCGTCAGCAGAAGCAGGAGGCGCAGCAGGAGCAGCAGCGCGCCCGCCAGCAGGAGCGCCAGCAGAAGCAGGAGGCCCAGCAGGAACAGCAGCGCGCCCGCCAGCAGGAACGCCAGCAGAAGCAGGAGGCCCAGCAGGAGCAGCAGCGCGCCCGCCAGCAGGAACGCCAGCAGAAGCAGGACGCCCAGCAGGAACAGCAGCGCGCCCGCCAGCAGGAGCGTCAGCAGAAGCAGGAGGCGCAGCAGCAACAACGCCAGCAACAAAGGCAGCAGAACCAGCAGGAGCGTCAGCAGAAGCAGGAGGCGCAGCAGGAACAGCGTCAGCAACAGAGGCAGCAGCGCCAGCAGCCGCCGCAGGCGGCTCCCCAGCAGGCCCGGCCGGCGCCAAACCAGCCGGCGCGCCCGCCACAGGGTCAGCCGCGTCCGCCCGGCGGAGGCGGTGGCGGCGGCGGCGGCGGACAGGGTGGCGGCGGCGGCAAGCCGGGCCAGCCCCCCATCCCGCCCGGCGCCCAGTAGCTTCGGCTAAACCTACAGAGCTCCGGCGACGCCGGGGCTCTGTTCGTGAGAGGCGGCTGCGCTGCGAGGTGCCCGGACCGGCGCGTCCCCTCAATGCAGCGTCGGAAGATTAAAGCTGTCCCAGTCCTCGCGCGGGATCGCCGCGCCGACATGGAAGGCGAAGCCCACCACCTTGCGCAGCGACGGGTCGAGTGCGCAGCGGTACGACACCTCGTACCAGTGGCGCTGGCTGCGGAAGGCGCCGCCCTTGGCAGTGAACACCGCACCCTCCAGCGCTGTATCGCCCGAGGCGTAATCGACCAGACGGTCG is a genomic window of Ancylobacter sp. IITR112 containing:
- a CDS encoding DUF563 domain-containing protein, whose product is MHSTTVDGPGDSVRGWLSMIDAKYFAAKAADFYSALIYRFSKFIRLIANALRGHVRMVRTERMREKYPDCVGHSKSEEYKRVKPLIFDRNDYIKKSESMFHTPVVQSPEAWVHEIEGGYVAHEGLVITLDGSLIAECVVNRHRTLTFGLIVPISPTFNLSFYNYAEAEKTIEGRAAILSQCGDENYGHWLVESLPRLLLIERAYDISALKIILIDRNDKINNVYVQSLAFLGVNPANIVWYKDLARVDRVIYASPVTIHPWIKSRICVEALERIAQAVASDGMSQHKKIYISRNVDSPNRKMMNDAEIIEIVRRRGYEIVNCGNLTFEEQVRMFSGATHIVGNLGAGFTNLAFSPRGVRILALMSPLMEDDFFYDLVSLKEGHYWAIHGDGCGLRQDYRDDFTINPERFSVIFAQFDTDSSPSMAFDA
- the pabB gene encoding aminodeoxychorismate synthase component I, with the protein product MIQQPPPLVVEIAWQEPWQAARRLGRPAGAPGPGLTFLDSAMRHPVLGRWSYVMAEPFGRFRSEGGTARWDGERIPGPPLEALRARLKAYAQPRLPGEAGFQAGAAGYIAYEAGRLFDRFPTPQAEAGEEPEIDLGFYDVVAAFDVVAERAFLISTGWPETDPAARARRARERLQETSARLATPEAPLGAPVRARGWRSNFDAEGYRRAVAQVIDYIRAGDIFQANFTQRFEAEIGPVDPFALYDQLRRANPATFAALIVNEDRIIASSSPERFVKLVGEEVETRPIKGTLPRSVEPTLDAFRGRALAASEKDRAENVMIVDLLRNDLSRVCRPGTVKVPRLCGLETYANVHHLVSVVTGALKEGRDGLDLMAASFPGGSITGAPKIRAMEIIHELEGRPRGVYCGSIGYIGFDGAMDFNIAIRTVTVEDGRASFGVGGGITTLSDPAAEHAESLTKAERLFRAFTEGAAP
- a CDS encoding aminodeoxychorismate/anthranilate synthase component II codes for the protein MILLIDNYDSFVFNVARYLTELGEEVEVARNDALDLAAIEARAPEALVISPGPCSPNEAGISLEAVRTLSGKLPILGICLGHQCIGQAFGGRVVRAKEPMHGRASLLRHAGTDVFAGLPAPLPAGRYHSLAVELDADAPLIATAWSEDGEIMGLAHRTHPTYGVQFHPESVLTPNGYELMANFLRLARARESAA
- a CDS encoding aminotransferase class IV yields the protein MSGVVSVEDRGFTLGDGVFDTALALDGSIFARARHVGRLVAAARRIGIALEAATVEAALDAALTAEPAILRTTVTRGTAARGLWPTSAGAPTVVVTRAPWSPALLGQPARLITASGRRNEFSPTANLKTLGYLDHILAAREAAHAGVDDALLLNTQGRVACTTIANVFALIAGRLVTPSLSEGCLPGIMRALVIEAAPALGLAVEERPLAPAALTGADAVFLTNSVRFLRPVTALDGVELGEAHDTLRNLQDIIWRQTIAEK
- a CDS encoding DUF6600 domain-containing protein gives rise to the protein MLRLTRPLLAAGIGASLLAGVATLPAFAQNAPIRLAQAGPQGGAATMDVNLFYDQLGRFGTWVAHPDYDYVFIPSDVGPGWRPYQEGRWVWTEQYGWYWESYEPFGWATYHYGRWGYDPAYGWFWVPGDTWAPAWVTWRRGGGRTGWAPIAPDRAGFATGRPDHYAPPVAESWVFVEDRYMAEEDIAVHIAPIPQISVYIAAAPDVYEPSWNDGYYVNRGFGYRVYDAPVRERLVTREVYYVDNRDDVFFDGNGGRLGIFAPRLDFSDRRGPPPRYVREIEPDRRPLIRQYVREDSDVPGWLAPSAALLNVLDPDRRRDLRERRFDDPDRFRRQVRELERERADRIREERQQAEARADALQRQQREALQQRRAVYEKLREQQRAKAQRVVDRVENQPGPRPGGPGMGPGRPGGPAAPGATQGAPGGPDAAPARPGGPNTPGGNATPGRPGAPGTAQNPPATPSPVPGQPPAAARPGPAQPQSNADRARRNQEMIERQQQERQQKQEAQQEQQRARQQERQQKQEAQQEQQRARQQERQQKQEAQQEQQRARQQERQQKQDAQQEQQRARQQERQQKQEAQQQQRQQQRQQNQQERQQKQEAQQEQRQQQRQQRQQPPQAAPQQARPAPNQPARPPQGQPRPPGGGGGGGGGGQGGGGGKPGQPPIPPGAQ